One window of the Pseudomonas sihuiensis genome contains the following:
- a CDS encoding GGDEF domain-containing protein translates to MAFDAPTMLTLTVALAVAAALYLAVEWRNVRESPLLFWSAGFATIAIGSTLALLRGSGLILIGIWFANGLLVTAHWLFLLGVARFTEARFSRAWYLIFVAWLAMLLLPEGPLWSRVMLFTNSMLVALVTLKASALLRPHGRSLSVGAVQLRYVLLMHGLFYAAKAMTAVIPGTLIDLSAFRGLIIQVSLVEGAMALMLIALSMTGTVRWRREKRIERLAARDPLTALYNRRALEARAGNLLKETSPARPGALLLIDIDNFKQANDLHGHLAGDHLLIALGEMLRALLPERALTARLGGDEFVILMGDASTERVVALGDTLRQRFNHMASQAFATPQAVTLSIGATLFDRPPASLAALIEQGDAALYQSKRGGRNSTRVDDRTGGESRPTG, encoded by the coding sequence ATGGCGTTCGACGCCCCCACCATGCTGACCCTCACCGTCGCCCTCGCCGTGGCCGCTGCGCTGTACCTGGCGGTAGAGTGGCGCAACGTAAGGGAGTCGCCCTTGCTGTTCTGGAGTGCGGGCTTCGCGACCATCGCCATCGGCTCGACCCTTGCCCTGCTGCGCGGCAGCGGCCTGATCCTGATCGGTATCTGGTTCGCCAATGGCCTGCTGGTCACGGCCCACTGGTTGTTCCTGCTGGGCGTTGCACGCTTCACCGAGGCGCGCTTCTCGCGAGCCTGGTACCTGATCTTCGTCGCCTGGCTGGCGATGCTGCTCCTGCCGGAGGGACCGCTGTGGTCCCGAGTCATGCTGTTCACCAACTCGATGCTGGTCGCCCTGGTCACCCTCAAGGCCAGCGCCCTGCTGCGCCCTCATGGCAGGTCATTGAGCGTGGGCGCCGTTCAGTTGCGCTATGTATTGCTGATGCATGGCCTGTTCTATGCGGCCAAGGCAATGACCGCCGTGATTCCCGGCACGCTGATAGACCTGAGCGCCTTTCGTGGTTTGATCATCCAGGTGTCGCTGGTGGAAGGTGCCATGGCCCTGATGCTGATTGCCCTGTCGATGACCGGCACCGTACGTTGGCGCCGCGAGAAACGCATCGAGCGCCTGGCCGCTCGCGATCCACTGACCGCGCTGTACAACCGCCGCGCGCTGGAAGCGAGAGCCGGCAACCTGCTGAAGGAAACCTCGCCGGCTCGCCCTGGCGCGCTGCTGCTGATCGATATCGACAACTTCAAGCAGGCCAACGATCTCCACGGCCACCTTGCGGGGGACCACCTACTGATCGCCCTCGGCGAGATGCTGCGCGCGCTGCTGCCGGAGCGCGCGCTCACCGCTCGCCTGGGCGGCGACGAGTTCGTCATCCTGATGGGCGATGCGTCGACTGAGCGCGTCGTGGCCCTGGGCGATACGCTGCGCCAACGCTTCAATCACATGGCATCGCAGGCTTTCGCCACACCGCAGGCCGTCACCCTGAGTATCGGCGCCACGCTGTTCGACCGACCACCGGCCAGCCTGGCAGCACTGATCGAACAAGGCGACGCCGCGCTCTATCAGTCCAAGCGCGGCGGCCGCAACAGCACGCGGGTGGATGACCGCACAGGTGGCGAGTCGCGGCCGACCGGATAG
- a CDS encoding cupin domain-containing protein — MANKPITVLRDTQPIPVVDACKWERIEGDPHTVNLNAYTSEDGSKIMGTWICTPGKWRVEYVKWEYCHFQEGYCIITPDGMEPIHLKAGDIFVVEPGMKGTWEVVETVRKYFVFA; from the coding sequence ATGGCCAACAAACCGATCACCGTTCTGCGCGACACCCAGCCGATACCCGTCGTCGATGCCTGCAAGTGGGAGCGCATCGAAGGTGACCCGCACACCGTCAACCTCAATGCCTACACCTCCGAAGACGGCAGCAAGATCATGGGCACCTGGATCTGTACGCCCGGCAAATGGCGCGTGGAGTACGTGAAGTGGGAGTACTGCCACTTCCAGGAAGGCTACTGCATCATCACCCCGGACGGCATGGAGCCGATTCACCTCAAAGCCGGCGACATCTTCGTGGTCGAACCCGGCATGAAAGGCACCTGGGAAGTGGTGGAAACGGTGCGCAAGTACTTCGTGTTCGCCTGA
- a CDS encoding LysR substrate-binding domain-containing protein — protein sequence MSRRRLPPLSALRAFEAAARHESAKQAAEELSVTATAISHQIRALEESLGVALFVRKPRQLELTMAGRELQQVLESAFDSIGAAVERLSATPSRQAITLSTTPAVAVRWLLSWVCMLRDSHPNIDLRIHASHEPVALDGVTADIAIRYGDGRWPGLVAEKLFDNTFVPACSPLLGLHDATELPRHTLIHFRNQAAISSPMDWAVWQKQAQVPGLDVSAGLVFSDETHAVSAAVGAQGVALMSRQLIEDELREGRLVQPFGPELEGKPFFLVYPESRINDPTILAVREWIMSVPGGLCSV from the coding sequence ATGAGCCGGCGCCGACTCCCTCCGCTTTCCGCCTTGCGCGCCTTCGAGGCGGCCGCACGCCACGAAAGCGCCAAGCAGGCCGCGGAAGAACTTTCCGTTACCGCCACAGCGATCAGTCACCAGATTCGCGCACTGGAAGAATCCCTCGGCGTCGCGCTGTTCGTGCGCAAGCCGCGTCAGCTGGAACTGACCATGGCCGGACGTGAACTGCAGCAGGTGCTGGAAAGCGCCTTCGACAGCATCGGCGCCGCGGTCGAACGCCTCAGCGCGACGCCCAGCCGACAGGCCATTACCCTCAGCACCACGCCGGCAGTGGCCGTGCGCTGGCTGCTGTCCTGGGTATGCATGCTGCGCGACTCCCACCCCAATATCGACCTGCGTATCCACGCCTCGCACGAACCGGTGGCGCTCGATGGTGTCACGGCAGATATCGCCATTCGCTACGGCGACGGCCGCTGGCCCGGCCTGGTGGCGGAAAAACTCTTCGACAACACCTTTGTCCCGGCCTGCAGCCCGTTGCTGGGGCTGCACGATGCGACTGAGCTGCCCAGGCATACGCTGATTCATTTTCGTAACCAGGCAGCGATCTCCTCGCCGATGGACTGGGCCGTCTGGCAGAAACAGGCTCAGGTGCCGGGGCTGGATGTCAGTGCCGGGTTGGTGTTCTCCGACGAAACCCACGCCGTCTCGGCGGCCGTCGGCGCCCAGGGCGTGGCGCTGATGAGTCGGCAACTGATCGAGGATGAGCTGAGAGAGGGACGACTGGTGCAGCCCTTCGGCCCGGAACTGGAAGGCAAGCCGTTCTTTCTGGTGTACCCGGAGAGCCGCATCAATGACCCGACCATTCTCGCGGTGCGGGAGTGGATCATGTCGGTGCCGGGTGGCTTGTGTTCGGTGTGA
- a CDS encoding GNAT family N-acetyltransferase, which translates to MFTLSHLSSPPPESLKSQVQQMVVDYFADVSAVPLLPSNPLYQLYQYVIGYELHLHLQTMNGEAEGPVQLLLALDDEDPARVLGFALYLPSPDDAAACTLAYLAVDAAHRRKGIGHALLQRVLAHRPHLELACVAAKVPLFEALRLQVLAAQGALVVMSSRDYRSSGMVAVADLAPVFASTEVRQIHAYLLKQHGQRAMQQAEKQRDAHLDALALQAQQLVDERLPSRALH; encoded by the coding sequence ATGTTCACCCTTTCCCACCTCAGCAGCCCGCCGCCCGAGTCCCTGAAGAGCCAGGTGCAGCAGATGGTGGTGGACTACTTCGCCGATGTCAGCGCAGTACCGCTGCTGCCGAGCAATCCGCTGTATCAGCTGTACCAGTACGTGATCGGCTATGAGCTGCATCTGCACCTGCAGACCATGAACGGCGAGGCCGAAGGCCCCGTGCAGTTGCTACTGGCGCTGGACGATGAAGACCCGGCCCGTGTGCTGGGGTTTGCCCTGTATCTGCCGAGCCCGGACGATGCTGCCGCCTGCACCCTCGCCTATCTGGCGGTAGATGCCGCACACCGCCGTAAGGGCATCGGCCACGCACTGCTGCAGCGCGTGCTAGCGCATCGTCCGCACCTGGAGCTGGCCTGCGTGGCAGCCAAGGTGCCGCTGTTCGAGGCCCTGCGCTTGCAGGTGCTGGCCGCTCAAGGTGCGCTGGTTGTGATGAGCAGCCGCGACTATCGCTCCAGTGGTATGGTGGCGGTCGCCGACCTGGCGCCGGTGTTTGCCTCCACGGAGGTCAGGCAGATTCACGCTTACCTGCTCAAGCAGCACGGCCAGCGCGCCATGCAACAGGCGGAAAAACAGCGTGACGCGCACCTCGACGCGCTCGCCCTTCAGGCTCAGCAACTGGTCGACGAGCGCCTGCCCTCGCGCGCGCTGCATTGA
- the eco gene encoding serine protease inhibitor ecotin: MNRLKLPLLSLACALPLAACAATPEALKPYPAAADGYNRHVIELPAQSNEAEHKVEIIAGKTLEVDCNQQRLGGQWQEKTVEGWGYSYYELGQVGPAMSTLMACPDGSRKQAFVRVGGEPQLVRYNSKLPLVIYAPKDVEVRYRVWSAAAETSTAPRQ; the protein is encoded by the coding sequence ATGAACCGACTCAAACTGCCGCTGCTCTCCCTCGCCTGCGCCCTGCCGCTGGCCGCCTGCGCCGCCACCCCGGAGGCGCTCAAGCCCTACCCCGCCGCTGCCGACGGCTATAACCGCCATGTGATCGAGCTGCCAGCGCAAAGCAATGAAGCCGAGCACAAGGTAGAGATCATCGCCGGCAAGACCCTGGAAGTGGATTGCAACCAGCAACGCCTGGGCGGTCAGTGGCAGGAAAAGACCGTGGAAGGCTGGGGCTACAGCTACTACGAACTGGGCCAGGTCGGCCCGGCCATGAGCACGCTGATGGCCTGCCCGGACGGCAGCCGCAAGCAGGCCTTCGTGCGCGTTGGCGGTGAGCCGCAACTGGTGCGCTACAACAGCAAGCTACCACTGGTGATCTACGCGCCGAAGGATGTCGAAGTGCGCTACCGCGTGTGGTCTGCAGCGGCCGAAACCAGCACCGCACCGCGTCAATAA
- a CDS encoding IS3 family transposase (programmed frameshift), which yields MSKQRRTFSAEFKREAAVLVLDQGYSHIEACRSLGVVDSALRRWVKQLQEERLGVTPKSKALTPEQQKIQELEARIDRLEREKAIPKKGYRSLDVGRVQSYALIDQLSERESVEVVCSAFDVVRSCYYAHRLRRCRVDARRVALRSQVNQLFNQSRGSAGSRSILGMLREDGVSIGRFRVRRLMRELGLVSKQPGSHAYKQATVERPDIPNRLNRAFATERPNQVWCGDITYIWAQGRWNYLAVVLDLHARRVIGWAFSAKPDTELVIKALDMAYEQRGKPQQVLFHSDQGSQYASRLFRQRLWRYRMEQSMSRRGNCWDNSPMERLFRSLKSEWVPPTGYLTAQEAQRDISHYLMHRYNWIRPHQFNDGLPPAAAEEKLNPLSGMG from the exons ATGAGTAAGCAACGACGTACGTTTTCTGCCGAGTTCAAGCGAGAGGCTGCGGTCTTGGTGCTGGATCAAGGCTACAGCCATATCGAGGCCTGCCGTTCGCTGGGCGTCGTGGACTCGGCATTGCGCCGCTGGGTGAAACAGCTCCAAGAAGAGCGCCTCGGCGTCACCCCGAAAAGCAAAGCATTGACTCCCGAACAGCAGAAAATCCAAGAGCTGGAAGCCAGGATCGACCGACTGGAACGGGAGAAAGCGATCC CTAAAAAAGGCTACCGCTCTCTTGATGTCGGACGAGTTCAATCGTACGCGCTGATAGACCAGTTGAGTGAGCGGGAGTCGGTGGAAGTGGTCTGTTCAGCCTTCGACGTGGTGCGGTCTTGCTACTACGCCCATCGTCTACGGCGCTGCCGTGTTGATGCGCGCCGCGTTGCACTGCGCAGTCAGGTCAATCAGCTGTTCAACCAGAGTCGAGGATCGGCTGGTAGCCGAAGCATTCTGGGCATGCTGCGTGAGGATGGCGTAAGCATTGGCCGCTTTCGCGTGCGTCGGTTAATGCGCGAGTTGGGCCTGGTCAGCAAACAACCAGGCTCGCATGCGTACAAGCAGGCTACGGTTGAACGGCCAGATATCCCGAACCGGCTGAACCGTGCGTTCGCCACCGAACGACCCAACCAGGTCTGGTGCGGCGATATCACCTACATCTGGGCGCAAGGCCGCTGGAATTACTTAGCGGTGGTGCTGGATCTGCATGCACGACGAGTAATTGGCTGGGCATTCTCCGCCAAGCCGGATACGGAGTTGGTCATCAAGGCGCTGGATATGGCCTACGAGCAACGAGGCAAACCGCAGCAGGTGCTGTTTCATTCCGATCAGGGCAGCCAGTACGCCAGCCGCCTGTTTCGGCAGCGGTTGTGGCGATATCGGATGGAACAGAGCATGAGCCGTCGAGGTAATTGCTGGGACAATTCACCGATGGAGCGGTTGTTCCGGAGTCTGAAGTCGGAGTGGGTTCCGCCGACCGGTTACCTGACAGCTCAGGAGGCTCAGCGGGACATCAGTCATTACCTGATGCACCGCTACAACTGGATCAGGCCACATCAATTCAACGACGGGCTGCCGCCCGCCGCTGCCGAAGAAAAACTTAACCCACTGTCCGGGATGGGTTGA
- a CDS encoding DUF1289 domain-containing protein, protein MAKDIENPCVSLCQLNSELCVSCGRTREEIRKWRGMKRPEKMACVQKAAARMKAIAKKKGKGQ, encoded by the coding sequence GTGGCCAAGGACATTGAGAACCCCTGCGTGTCGCTGTGCCAGCTCAACAGCGAGCTGTGCGTCAGTTGCGGGCGCACGCGTGAGGAAATCCGCAAATGGCGGGGCATGAAACGGCCGGAGAAGATGGCCTGCGTGCAGAAGGCCGCGGCGCGGATGAAGGCGATTGCCAAGAAGAAGGGTAAAGGTCAGTAG
- a CDS encoding isochorismatase family protein gives MPNTPSPIPLIILDVQDAIDQPVWNDKSHPGYLSVIQRLLQFWRSNGWPVLHVKHDEKTPTSSYYLHGPWNGIKKEVAPIEGEAVIIKHENCAFIGTQLDATLKGMNANRIVLTGVVIHNSMDATVRAGKALGYSIILPSDATTAVPVTGPGGTRWDASTVHELTLAILGAEYAEVMSSEDVIARLSK, from the coding sequence ATGCCGAACACGCCCAGCCCAATCCCCTTGATCATCCTCGACGTTCAGGACGCCATCGACCAGCCCGTCTGGAATGACAAAAGTCACCCCGGTTACCTGTCCGTCATCCAACGTCTCCTGCAATTCTGGCGATCAAACGGCTGGCCAGTTCTTCACGTAAAGCACGATGAAAAGACGCCCACCTCCAGCTATTACCTTCACGGCCCCTGGAATGGCATCAAAAAGGAAGTCGCGCCGATAGAGGGCGAGGCCGTCATCATCAAGCATGAAAACTGCGCGTTCATAGGCACCCAACTGGATGCCACGCTGAAGGGAATGAATGCAAATCGCATCGTGCTGACGGGCGTTGTGATTCACAACAGCATGGATGCCACCGTCCGCGCAGGCAAAGCGCTCGGGTACAGCATCATCCTCCCGTCAGATGCCACAACTGCCGTACCTGTAACAGGGCCAGGTGGAACCCGCTGGGATGCCTCGACCGTGCACGAGCTGACGTTGGCCATACTGGGCGCCGAATATGCTGAGGTCATGTCATCAGAGGATGTGATCGCACGGCTTAGTAAGTAG
- a CDS encoding class I SAM-dependent DNA methyltransferase has protein sequence MSGNALYTDLSGYYDLMCADIDYAAQSHCVQRLQQLFGNGGKRHLDLACGTGPHVRHFLDAGYVSSGLDINQPMLDRAAQRCPEARFAQQDMCGFQVDEPLDLITCFLYSIHYSASVERLKACIASVHGALAAGGVFCFNAVDKQRIDNASFVSHSAQHGEGQFRFSSGWYYRGEGEQQALRLRIERSVAEQTEVWHDEHPMVAVDFAELQSLLAPYFEVQVLEHDYQRLAPWDGGSGNALFACTKR, from the coding sequence ATGTCCGGCAATGCCCTCTATACCGACCTGTCGGGTTACTACGATCTGATGTGCGCGGACATCGACTACGCCGCCCAGAGTCATTGCGTGCAGCGCCTGCAACAGCTGTTCGGCAACGGCGGCAAGCGCCACCTCGATCTGGCCTGTGGTACCGGCCCGCATGTGCGCCATTTTCTCGATGCCGGCTATGTCAGCAGCGGCCTGGACATCAACCAGCCGATGCTCGACCGCGCCGCCCAGCGCTGCCCCGAAGCACGCTTTGCCCAGCAGGACATGTGCGGTTTTCAGGTCGACGAGCCGCTGGACCTGATCACCTGCTTTCTCTACTCCATCCACTACAGCGCCAGTGTCGAACGGCTCAAGGCCTGCATCGCCAGCGTGCACGGCGCCCTGGCGGCTGGCGGTGTGTTCTGCTTCAACGCGGTGGACAAGCAACGCATCGACAATGCCTCGTTCGTTTCCCACAGCGCGCAGCATGGCGAAGGGCAGTTCCGCTTCAGCTCCGGCTGGTACTACCGCGGTGAAGGCGAGCAGCAGGCGCTGCGCCTGCGCATCGAACGCAGCGTCGCCGAGCAGACCGAGGTCTGGCATGACGAACACCCGATGGTGGCGGTGGACTTCGCCGAGCTGCAAAGCCTGCTGGCGCCGTACTTCGAGGTGCAGGTGCTGGAGCACGACTATCAGCGCCTGGCGCCGTGGGATGGCGGCTCCGGCAACGCGCTGTTTGCCTGCACCAAACGCTGA
- a CDS encoding FMN-dependent NADH-azoreductase — translation MPHILHLDASARPGLAGKDQHGSHSRNLSHRFISQWQARRPQDVVTYRDIGQNPPSIINHDWIASSFTPEPKREAWMHDTLAESDRLVDELIAADVLVIGTPLYNFGMPAALKAWIDQVVRPGRTVDVDESNPLDPYVPRLADRPRHAVILTARGGVGFDVGGEMAHMNHLEPNLITALGFIGITRVHQIAIEGQEVGGELLAESVKQALGKVDALVAELQRSLQAERVEEPA, via the coding sequence ATGCCCCATATTCTGCATCTCGACGCCAGCGCCCGCCCCGGCCTCGCCGGCAAGGATCAGCACGGTTCGCACAGCCGCAATCTCAGCCATCGCTTTATCAGCCAGTGGCAGGCGCGCCGCCCGCAAGACGTCGTTACCTACCGCGACATCGGCCAGAATCCGCCCTCGATCATCAACCATGACTGGATCGCCTCATCCTTCACGCCCGAGCCGAAACGCGAGGCCTGGATGCACGACACCCTGGCCGAGAGCGATCGCCTGGTGGATGAACTGATCGCCGCCGACGTGCTGGTGATCGGCACGCCGCTGTACAACTTCGGCATGCCCGCCGCGCTCAAGGCGTGGATCGACCAGGTGGTACGCCCCGGCCGCACGGTGGACGTGGATGAAAGCAACCCGCTCGATCCCTATGTACCCAGGCTGGCCGACCGGCCGCGCCATGCGGTGATCCTCACGGCGCGCGGCGGCGTCGGTTTCGATGTGGGCGGAGAGATGGCGCATATGAACCATCTGGAGCCGAACCTGATCACTGCGCTCGGTTTCATCGGCATCACCCGCGTGCACCAGATCGCCATCGAGGGCCAGGAAGTCGGCGGTGAACTGCTTGCCGAATCCGTCAAACAAGCCTTGGGCAAGGTCGATGCGCTGGTGGCCGAGCTGCAGCGTTCATTGCAAGCCGAGCGCGTCGAAGAGCCGGCGTGA